DNA sequence from the Pedobacter sp. W3I1 genome:
GATTAAGTGCATAGGTACCACCCTTAAAATTTGTACCCAATAACGGTATTAACTGTAATTTTGCATTTTCGTATTCTTTTAAAGTAAGGTATACATTTGCCAATAAGGCCTGCGATGCTCCTTTAGTTACCCTAGCCACTTGCGCTGTAGGCCATGATGCCGGGCAATAATCTACCGAGGTTAAAAGATCTTTTTTGATCTGTGTGTAAATCTCCGCTTTACTGATTCTTTTAAATTTTTCAAAATCATCAAATTTGATGGATTCTGTGAGTAAGGGTACATCGCCATACAACCGCACTAAATTGAAGTACATCAATGATCGGATAAATTTAGCTTCGCCTTCGAAGTTTCGTTTTTTTACAGGATCGCTTACGTTATTAATGTATTTCAACACCAAATTGCAACGAGCAATCGTATTATAGGCGCGTTGCCAGTAGTCGAGCAAAAAGAAATTGGAAGGTGCATCCCGAAAGAATTTTATGGCACCCCAATCGCCTTCCAAAGAAACACCGGAGGTATTGTCTGCTCTGATTTCGGTAAGTTTAAACTCGATATCGTATACTTTCTGCAAACCATCATAACAGGCAATCACACCAGTTTCTACCTGTTCGGTATTTTCATAGTAGGTTTGCTCTATTAAGTTGGAGATTGGTTTCTCATCTAAAAACTTTTTACAACCTGTAAAATTCAACAAGATTAAGGCTGCTATACATATTTTACGTTTCATTGCTTAAGTTTTAAAAGTTAGCATTAATACCAAATGTGATGTTTCTGGTGATTGGAGCGGACCCTCTCTGATAACCATTTTTAAGCGGATCTTCGGTATATTCATTTACCCCTTCAGGATTGTAGCTTGAGTAACCTTTCGCAAATTTGTACCAGAGGTTGGCTGCCGAGGCATAGATCCTAAAATTGCTTGCTTTGATGGCTTTTAACCATTTAGCTTTAATGGTGTAGCCTACATTTAAGTTCCGAAGCGCAATAAAAGAGGCATCTTCAATAGAATATCTGCTTTCTGTTTTGTATTTGGTTCTGGCCTGTAAAGCAGGAGATAGATTTAAATAAGCTGAAGTTCCTGTAGCCGAAAACTGTGTTTCGTAGTAATTTGGATCGGCATTAAATACACTGGCACCTTCTGAGCCCTGGATGACAAAACTGAGATCGAAATTTTTATACTTCAGATTACTCGTTAGTCCCCAGGTAAATTTTGGTGTCGGCTGTCCAAGTACCACACGGTCTTGTTCATTTACCACGCCATCGCCATTAATATCACGCGCGATAATCCGGTCGGAGTGCACATTGGTAGGCCAATAATTACCAGCCACCTCTATATCACTATCATATTCATAACCATAAAACTGAACCAGGGGCTGCCCAACCTGGGTGAGGAAATAATTTAACCTTTTAGGGTCGCCGATTCCGATAATAAAATCGCTGTTTCCCAGAGCTTTTACGGTATTTTTATTGGTCGCACCATTTGCACTTAAGCTCCATTTTAGGTTCTCGCTATCGATAATTTTAGCACTCAGTTCGAATTCTAAACCCTGGTTTTGCACCTCTCCAATATTTGTCCAAATACCATTACTCCCGGTTATGGTGTTAATAGGCAGGTAAAAAAGTAAATCCTTGGTCGAAGAGCTATAGGCATCTACCGTAAGGGTAAACCTGTTTTTTAAAAAGGCCATGTCTACACCTGCATTAAAACTGAAGCTCCGTTCCCAGCCTAAATCAGGGTTATCATAAAAACTAGAGTTAAATCCTAAACTGGTCGCATCGCCCAAAACGGCACCCACTGAGCTTACATTGGCAAAGGCCCTGTAATTACCGATGTTGTTATTTCCGGTTGCCCCATAACTTGCCCTTAATTTGAGGTCGTTTACAAAGGCATTTTCTGGGTAAAAATCTTCTCTGTTAATCCGCCAGCCAATAGATGCTGAAGGGAAATAGCCCCATCTGTTCTGATCACCAAACCTCGAGCTGCCATCCCATCGCGAACCGATAGATAGCAGGTATTTATTGTCATAGGCGTAATTAGCCCTGAACAGTACCGATGCCAGTGCACTGCGTTCTTCGGTAGAAGTTAAAGCGCTTAACGTACCTGCATTTAGCGTCGGAATATTATCGGTGGCAAAATTAGTTGCTGTTGAACTGCTATTGGTCAGCTGTGTTTTCTGTGCGGTAAAACCAGCAATTACATTCAGATCGTGTTTATTAAAACTTTTGTTATAGCTCAATATATTCTCATTCAAGAGATCAATTGTTTGGGTATTTGCCAAAGTACCTTTTGTTGATGCCTGTGCGACTGCTGCACCCTGTAAAACCGGATCTCTTGTGGCCCAGGATTTTTGAAAAAACTCATTTCTGGAATTGCTGATAAAGGCGCCTCCAGATATTTTTAAAGATAGGGCATCGCTAAAATTATACTGGACATTTGCATTACCAAGTGTTTTTATAGTGTAGGTTGTATTGTCAATACCATATAAATTGGCGTAACCGTTATTATTGGCTGTGGCCGATAAATTAATGCCCTTGTACTTCGTGTTTGTAGCAGGATCGAACGCCCTTTGGTTTACCATGCTTCCAACAGGCAATCCTGTTGCCTGCGAAATGCTTTCAGTTGCATATAGTGGCAGCCACGTAGCAAAAGCCCTCAACAAATCGTGCACTTTATAAACTGGTGCATTTTGTACCGTATAAGATGGTGTAATACTCAGTCCGATTTTCCATTTTTTGTTCGGGGTAATATCAATATTGGCCTGCAAACCATATCTTTTATAATCGTTGGTTGCAATTACCCCCTTATCAAACAAAGCTTCGCCCGAAACATAATATTTTACCGTATTGCTTCCACCGCTGAGGTTAGTTTGTACGTTTTGAAAAGCACCCTGCCTGAAAACGATATCCTGAGGATCGAGCGGCACATCAAATTTTTGTGCCGCAATAATTTCGGCTGAAAGATTTCCATTGTTAACCGATTTTACGTGATCTGCCCACTCCGATAATGTTGGAAATTCTAACCTTCTATAAACATCTTTAACACCCACCGAAGTATTGAAACCGAAAACCGTTTTACCGTTTTTACCCGATTTGGTTGTAATTAAAATAACGCCGTTTGCCCCTCTGGAGCCATATATTGCAGCCGAAGCTGCATCTTTTAATACCTCGATACTTTCTACATTGTTCATATCTACGGCCGATAAATCGGTTGGTACCGGATAGCCATCTATAACAATTAAGGGATTTGTACCAGCCGTAATAGATGCTGCACCGCGGATTTTAATTACTGGAGCTGCACCGGCAGTGGCATCTGTAGTTTGGATCTGTACACCAGCCAGTTTTCCGGCAAGTGCCTGGTCTGCCCGCGAAACCGGAATTTGGTTCAGGTTATCATTCACCAGTTTCGCTACCGAACCTGTAACAGAAGATTTCTTTTGGGTTCCGTAACCGATTACTACAACCGTATTCATGGTGTTTTCTTGCGCAGTAAGATTGATGGTAACGGTTTCGCTCCTGGTTACCGCATAAGTTTTAGATTGGTAACCCAGATAATTGATTAAAATAGTGCTTCCTGTTTCTATTGTTAGCGAAAAAGCACCTTTATCATCAGTTACAGTTCCCTGCTTACTACCTTGAACAGTTACAGATGCTCCTGGCAATACACCACCCTTATCGTCTTTTACAAAGCCTTGAATGGTTAGCTTAGTTTGCGAAAAAACAGGATTCAACAGGAAAATGGAAAATACTAAGAGCAATATGCCTCTAAAGTAAAATTTCGTTTTCATAATCGTATTGGTTTATATTTGGTTAGGTTATCTTTTGCACTTGGTAAATACAAGATTTACGGTAGCAGCCCAGCGGTTGTAACTGAGGTATTTTGCTTGAGCTGTATTAAACAACAGATTGGCTTTTTGGTAAGAACCTGGTCAACCTATCATTTAATACAGCTGGTATACTTATGAGAAATTTAATCCTCCATTAATATCAATGTTGGTTCCGGTGATATAACTCGATTCGTCAGAGGCCAGGTAAACGATCAGGTCTGCCACTTCTTTGGCCTCACCCTCGCGTTTTAGCAAAGTGGCATTGGCCACATTTACCCTTACTTCGGGCTTACTGAAAGTATCGTGAAAAGTGGTCGCAATCATTCCTGGTAAAACCGCATTTACCCTGATATTTTTAGGGCCAACTTCTTTTGCCAAAGCCCTGGTATAAGTCATAATCCCGCCTTTTGCCGTAGCATAGGCACTGGCACCCGGGCCACCCCCATCGCGCCCCGCCAATGAAGAGAGATTTACAATCGATGAGCCAGAAGGCATGTGAGGTATGGTGGCTTTCGAAACGAGAAATACGCTTTTAAGATTCAGATCCATTACCTGATCCCAGAATGCTTCGTCAAGTTCTGCTGTAAGTTTACGGGCAACCATGCCACCGGCAACGTTGACTAGAATATTGATTTCAGATCCAAATGCACTTTGTGTGGCTGCTATTAATTTTTCAACATCAGCGGCTTTGGTTACGTCGGCCTTAAAGATGATACCTTCACCCCCAGCATCCTGGATCAGCTGAAGTGTTTCTTCTGCATTTTGTATATTTCCGTAGTAGTTGACCACCACCTTTGCACCTTGTGCTGCCAGTTGGCAGGAAACGGCTCTCTGCCGATGTCTCTAGAACCACCCGTTACGATGGCAACTTTGTTTTTTAAACGCATAAATGTAATTGGTTACGATGTAAATGTTTTTTTTGAGGTAATGTATTTTATACAGATCCAGGTAATTGGTACCAGCACTGCGGCGAGTACAAAAAAGGATACATAACTTGTTTTGGTAATAATGGGTACTGCCCATGTGGTTAAAAGCGTTCCGGCAACAGCTGCTGTTCCGCCCATGCCGGCAACTGTACCTACGTTTTTACCATTAAAATAATCACTGGGTAAGGTTTGGATATTACCGATCAGAAACTGAAAGCCAAATAAGGTAGCCCCTATTAATCCCATCGCTAAACCCGGATTTTCCTTTAAAGTGCCCAGAAAATAAACGATGCCAACCAAAGCAAGCAGCATAATGGCACAGCCTACTGCAATCGCATTTTTCCGGGCATTAACAGCAGTCGCACCATTTTTAATTCTCCACGATGAATAATAGCCGCCCAATAAACCGCCAATTGCAGCAAAAAGATAGGGTACCCAGGTAAATGATCCGATTTGTTTAATATCGAACATAAACTGTTCTTTTAAAAAAGTAGGAAGCCAGGTTACAAACAGCCACCAAACCGGATCGATAAAAAACCTGCTCATAATGATGCCCCAGGTATTTCTGAACTTTAAAAGTTCTTTCCAGGTTAATACAGGCGCAGTATCAGCTATATTTTCTCTACCAGATGATTTATCGGCTATAAAATCCCTTTCTTCCTGTGTGATCCAGCTATGTTTATCGGGAGTAGCTTTATTAATGATCCACCATGGGATAATCCAGATTAGGCCCAAAATGGCAATCAGAACAAAGGTCATTTTCCAGCCAAAGGCGATATACAACAAGGCAATAATCGGCGCAGAAATTACTGAGCCCATTGATGCGCCTGCACCAAAAATCCCCTGGGCAATTGCCCTTTCTTTTGCAGGAAACCACTCTGCATTACTTTTTGTAGCACCTGGCCAGTTTCCCGCTTCACTAAAGCCTAATAGAAACCTGAAAATATTAAACGAGGCCAAAGACCTTGCAAACGAGTGCAGTGCAATAGATACGCTCCAGGCTAAAATCGATAAAGTCATGCCCAAACGGGTGCCCACTGCATCCATCAGTTTTCCTGTAAAGGTTTGCCCAAGTGCATAAGCGATCATAAAAAAAGTGGTAATCAGTGCCAATGCACTTTTATTGTCCAAGTCAGCAATGCCAAAATCTTTATAAATGTATGGCCACATAATATTAATGGCACTCCTATCAATGTAATTGATCACTGTTGCCAGTGCAATCAATGCGATGATATACCACCTTAATCCTTTAATCTTCATTGCGCTTAATTTCTGACCTGCTTATAATCCCAAACCCTTTAAAAACTCCATTATCTTCACATTTACCGCATCGTTATCTTCTTTGGTAAATTTTCCGTGTAAACCACCTTTAACGGTAATAAACTCATTCTTCACCCCCAGCTGATCTAATTTTGCTTTTAGCGCTACAGATTGTTCGTAGGGTACTGTCGGGTCGGCATCACCATGTACAATAAATGTTGGCGGACTTGTTTTTTTCGCCTGGAATAAGGGAGAAACAGATTTTGCAAAATCCTGATCTTTTGCTTTATCGCCCAACCAGCTGGTTGCCGATTTACTTGTTTTATGTACACCATAGCCCCAATCCCAAACATCGGTAATGCCATATTTATCGATTATGGCTGCAACTTTAATATTTTCAGTGCCGCCACAGTTGGTATCGAAAAGATGGTTATTTTCCATATATCCACCCATCAAGGCTAAATGTCCACCTGCCGAACCGCCCATGATCACAATCTTGTTTACATCTATATTCAGTTTTGCTGCGTTTTTGATGAGGTATATTAAAGCACACCGGGTATCCTCAACAGCAGCTGGTGCAGTTGCGGCACCGGTTAAACGATATTCGATATTGGCCACAGCATAACCGCGTTTAAAAAAGCCACTAAATCCGCTTTGTGATTCTTTGGTTCCTTTATTCCATCCCCCTCCGTGAATGTTGATGACAATGGGCGTTAACCCTTTTGTTGCAGGGGGTAAATAAAGGTCCATCTTGCCTTCCCAATCGTTTACCCTGGTATAAACCACATCTAGCTGTGCTGTAAAACCTGCAGGAAATTGAACTTGCTTAGGCTCTGCCTCTTGTGCTTTTGTAGAAAAGTTAAGGCATAACAATCCACATAACATGAATAAATATTTCATATCTATTTAATTTTCAATAAGTTGTATAATTATCTATAAAAAATCTTCGCGGTGTGGGGTAAAAATATCGATTAAGATTCCGGGTTCAATACATACGCATCCGTGTATTTCGTGAGGCGGTACATAATAGCCATCACCTTTTCTGATTATTTTTTTATTTTCGCCTATAGTCATTTCAAAAACGCCGCTATCAACATAAGTAACCTGTGTATGGTGATGTTCATGTAAGACACCAACAGCTTTTGCATCAAACCGGGCTTTTACCAGCATAATCCGGTCGTCGTAACCGTAAATTTTTCTCGCTACGCCGTTTCCTAAATCCTGCCATTCAGTTTCTGCCTCTATCTGAAATAATTCGCTCTGTATCATATTTATTTGAGTTGTATTTGGTTATTCTTGTCCTGATAGTTGATGGTATATTGATAAGTTTTGTTTTTTACTTTAAATGATAATGCTACCTGTTGTTCATTGGCGCTAATAATCTGTAAATCGCTGATGCTGCTATTTGCACCAACAGTGGTTTCGTTAACTGGGTCTACTTTTCCATGCGATTCTGTAATACTAAAAAACACCTGATTTTTTGCCTGTTTTTGAGAGAGCATAAAAGCTTTACTTTCTACCAAACTCATATCAGGGTCGTTTGCACCTAAAGAAAGTAGTTTAACCTTTAATTCTGATCCTGTGGTAAAGTGTGTGGTATAAAAGCGTTTATTGTTCAGCACACCAATGTAACCACCTTTTGCAGGTACAGTTTCTTCTGCATTAAGCCAAATGTGTTGGTAACCATTATCATCACCTAATGCTTTTAAGTTGTTTTTAATCCCGTTAATTTTAAAAGATGATATTACTAATTGTCCGTTATACCAGAAAGGGAGATCATATTGGTGATTTTGGCTGGATAATGCCTGAAACACATCAATTAATATGGGCTTATTCAAACCATCAATCGTAACCAGTGCAGTGGTACGTTTCATATTTACGCCAGGATAAGCTTTTGTTTCAGCAGCGCTAACAGCCTTTATCTTTCCATCGTTTTTAAAGAAGATTTTTTCAGGATGGGCAGTTTGGGCCAGATCAGCATCTAAATTAAAATTCGAGGTTTCATCCACAACCAGCGTGTTATGTGCCACGGTCTGTTTAGCCCAGGTTTTGTTCTCAGGTAAATAGTCGCCACCCTTTTTTGTTTCGATGTTTAAAAAACGGGCTGCACCGTAATCAGGAAAAACTTCAACGCTATGATCATAGTAGAGCATGTTCAACCGATCGAAATGGCCATGCCCCATGCCTTGCGAAGCCGCCTTGATCAATACACATTGCTGATCGCTATTACTGCCCGATCTTAAAATACCCAAGCCTCCCTCTGTACCATCTAACCCATCGCCAATCCATTCGGTATGGTAAACAAAAGGTTGATTTTTTCCGGCCTTTATCGCTTCCGCAATTTTTAAACCTGCATCTGATACGATTACTTCATTTTGTCTTTGCGCTATATCCAACAGTTCTGGCTGTGCCTTAATATCGGCATAGGCAATATCTACACCGTACACCAGTTCTGCTGATTCAAAAGTTTTGTCTTTTATGGCATCATTAATCGGGAAGAAATTACCGGTGGTATAAGTGAGCTGCAAAGAGGTATTAATAGCTTTAGAAAGCAACTGATTTCTATAATTAAAAATCTGGCGCTGAGGATCGTAGTTGTTGATTGTTTTGGCAAGGATAATAAAAGGCAAAAGTGCATAGCGTTGGTAATACGGACCTTCAGTGTAATATCCATCAGGAGAAAACAGCTGATCAATTTGTGCCAGGTAACCTGTTTTACCATCCTTATTAGAGCCCTTAAGGGCCATTTCCACATAATTTGGCAAGTGGAGTACATAGCCTGTCATACCTACAGCAGCAATATCCCAGGTGCCATGGTTATGGATCTTATCAAAAGTTTCTTTACAATCTTGTGTAAAAAATTGAAGGATGGGCATAAAAAGATGCTCCTCAATGGTTTCCCGGTCTTTGGCATCGATGGCATTATACGCTAAATCGTAACCCTGAATGGTATAAACCTGCCAAACAAAATCATTTAAACTTTGCCAGAATATTCTTCCCCCCTGATGACCATCTTTTCGTTTAGGATGCAATGGCCATTGTTCGTAACTTGCTGCATATTTTAAGAGTATGTTTTTGATATAATCGGCATATTTCTTATCGCCCGAAATCTGGTAGGCAATACCACAGTTAAGGATATGGATATAGTTCTTTTTGTGCTGTTCGTGTGTAAATCCACCGCCGCCATCAGCAGGTAGCGGAACAGAAATCCCCTCTTTTAACGCCTGATCGGCATCATCCTTCACTTTTGAATAAGATTTTGCCAATACAGGATAAGCCTGAATCCCCTTTCTTATAGCCGCAACATTTTTACCCGTAATCATGATGCTTGGATGCTGTTGAGCACCTGCAGACCATGATAAAATCAGGCAAAAGGATAGTATTACTAACTTTTTTAAGTCGTTCATATAGGGAATAATAATGGATGAAAAACAAGTCTTAAGCGTTGAAGACCTGTAGATTATTTCTTTTTTATCTTATGGTTTCTGAATGATTTTTTGTGCTAAATAGCCTGCTTTACTTATCTGATACATATCATGAAGGTGTCCGGCAACCGCATTTTCGGCCGCATCAATATCCTGGTTTTCTATCGCCCTTAAAATTTCACGATGCTCTTTTTTTGACTGAAGTCCGCGATTTTCTCCGCAAAGTTTGTTTTCGTTAATATTTTTAATCAGATCGGGAATAATGATGAGGATCATCGATTCGATCACAGAGTTTTTAGAAGCCCTTGCAATTTTAATATGAAAAAGCATATCCTCTTCCACAGCATCCTGCCCACTGTCTATCTTTTGTTCAAAATCCTCTATGGCTTCTCTCAGGCTAACCAGATCTTCTTCGGTTCTTCGCTCAGCTGCTAGTTTTACTGCATCAAGTTCGAGATAATAACGCGCCTCTAACAAAGCATTAAAGTCATCCTTATTGAATTTGATGATATCGGTGATTAAATTATCCATGATTTTAATCCCCATACCTGCTACATAGGTACCACTTTGAGGATTGGTTTTTAGCAGACCATAAAATTCAAGTTTTAAAATCGCCTCTCTTACATAACTTCTGCCTACGCCAAATTTTTCGGCAAGCATTCTTTCTGGCGGTAGCCTATCACCTGGCATAAGCTGCCCGGTAGAAATAAGTTGTTTTAGCTGG
Encoded proteins:
- a CDS encoding RagB/SusD family nutrient uptake outer membrane protein, with amino-acid sequence MKRKICIAALILLNFTGCKKFLDEKPISNLIEQTYYENTEQVETGVIACYDGLQKVYDIEFKLTEIRADNTSGVSLEGDWGAIKFFRDAPSNFFLLDYWQRAYNTIARCNLVLKYINNVSDPVKKRNFEGEAKFIRSLMYFNLVRLYGDVPLLTESIKFDDFEKFKRISKAEIYTQIKKDLLTSVDYCPASWPTAQVARVTKGASQALLANVYLTLKEYENAKLQLIPLLGTNFKGGTYALNPSYAAIFSITSEMSKEILFAVRYKASANGEGNSFSYEYSNNGDARNVKASAPYQTLFETSDVRKATTFNAANGLCTKFLDATAPQRDAGNDFPVIRFADVLLMYAEASNELLAAPNNDVLGPLNEVRARAVASQYITLNTKEAAREAIFKERKLEFGFENSRWYDLVRMDQANTISTLNGYLTATGNPNITVPAFRLIFPIPQSEIDLSKGNLKQNPGYN
- a CDS encoding TonB-dependent receptor codes for the protein MKTKFYFRGILLLVFSIFLLNPVFSQTKLTIQGFVKDDKGGVLPGASVTVQGSKQGTVTDDKGAFSLTIETGSTILINYLGYQSKTYAVTRSETVTINLTAQENTMNTVVVIGYGTQKKSSVTGSVAKLVNDNLNQIPVSRADQALAGKLAGVQIQTTDATAGAAPVIKIRGAASITAGTNPLIVIDGYPVPTDLSAVDMNNVESIEVLKDAASAAIYGSRGANGVILITTKSGKNGKTVFGFNTSVGVKDVYRRLEFPTLSEWADHVKSVNNGNLSAEIIAAQKFDVPLDPQDIVFRQGAFQNVQTNLSGGSNTVKYYVSGEALFDKGVIATNDYKRYGLQANIDITPNKKWKIGLSITPSYTVQNAPVYKVHDLLRAFATWLPLYATESISQATGLPVGSMVNQRAFDPATNTKYKGINLSATANNNGYANLYGIDNTTYTIKTLGNANVQYNFSDALSLKISGGAFISNSRNEFFQKSWATRDPVLQGAAVAQASTKGTLANTQTIDLLNENILSYNKSFNKHDLNVIAGFTAQKTQLTNSSSTATNFATDNIPTLNAGTLSALTSTEERSALASVLFRANYAYDNKYLLSIGSRWDGSSRFGDQNRWGYFPSASIGWRINREDFYPENAFVNDLKLRASYGATGNNNIGNYRAFANVSSVGAVLGDATSLGFNSSFYDNPDLGWERSFSFNAGVDMAFLKNRFTLTVDAYSSSTKDLLFYLPINTITGSNGIWTNIGEVQNQGLEFELSAKIIDSENLKWSLSANGATNKNTVKALGNSDFIIGIGDPKRLNYFLTQVGQPLVQFYGYEYDSDIEVAGNYWPTNVHSDRIIARDINGDGVVNEQDRVVLGQPTPKFTWGLTSNLKYKNFDLSFVIQGSEGASVFNADPNYYETQFSATGTSAYLNLSPALQARTKYKTESRYSIEDASFIALRNLNVGYTIKAKWLKAIKASNFRIYASAANLWYKFAKGYSSYNPEGVNEYTEDPLKNGYQRGSAPITRNITFGINANF
- a CDS encoding SDR family NAD(P)-dependent oxidoreductase, with protein sequence MVNYYGNIQNAEETLQLIQDAGGEGIIFKADVTKAADVEKLIAATQSAFGSEINILVNVAGGMVARKLTAELDEAFWDQVMDLNLKSVFLVSKATIPHMPSGSSIVNLSSLAGRDGGGPGASAYATAKGGIMTYTRALAKEVGPKNIRVNAVLPGMIATTFHDTFSKPEVRVNVANATLLKREGEAKEVADLIVYLASDESSYITGTNIDINGGLNFS
- a CDS encoding MFS transporter; the encoded protein is MKIKGLRWYIIALIALATVINYIDRSAINIMWPYIYKDFGIADLDNKSALALITTFFMIAYALGQTFTGKLMDAVGTRLGMTLSILAWSVSIALHSFARSLASFNIFRFLLGFSEAGNWPGATKSNAEWFPAKERAIAQGIFGAGASMGSVISAPIIALLYIAFGWKMTFVLIAILGLIWIIPWWIINKATPDKHSWITQEERDFIADKSSGRENIADTAPVLTWKELLKFRNTWGIIMSRFFIDPVWWLFVTWLPTFLKEQFMFDIKQIGSFTWVPYLFAAIGGLLGGYYSSWRIKNGATAVNARKNAIAVGCAIMLLALVGIVYFLGTLKENPGLAMGLIGATLFGFQFLIGNIQTLPSDYFNGKNVGTVAGMGGTAAVAGTLLTTWAVPIITKTSYVSFFVLAAVLVPITWICIKYITSKKTFTS
- a CDS encoding alpha/beta hydrolase; translated protein: MKYLFMLCGLLCLNFSTKAQEAEPKQVQFPAGFTAQLDVVYTRVNDWEGKMDLYLPPATKGLTPIVINIHGGGWNKGTKESQSGFSGFFKRGYAVANIEYRLTGAATAPAAVEDTRCALIYLIKNAAKLNIDVNKIVIMGGSAGGHLALMGGYMENNHLFDTNCGGTENIKVAAIIDKYGITDVWDWGYGVHKTSKSATSWLGDKAKDQDFAKSVSPLFQAKKTSPPTFIVHGDADPTVPYEQSVALKAKLDQLGVKNEFITVKGGLHGKFTKEDNDAVNVKIMEFLKGLGL
- a CDS encoding cupin domain-containing protein, which encodes MIQSELFQIEAETEWQDLGNGVARKIYGYDDRIMLVKARFDAKAVGVLHEHHHTQVTYVDSGVFEMTIGENKKIIRKGDGYYVPPHEIHGCVCIEPGILIDIFTPHREDFL
- a CDS encoding heparinase II/III family protein; translation: MNDLKKLVILSFCLILSWSAGAQQHPSIMITGKNVAAIRKGIQAYPVLAKSYSKVKDDADQALKEGISVPLPADGGGGFTHEQHKKNYIHILNCGIAYQISGDKKYADYIKNILLKYAASYEQWPLHPKRKDGHQGGRIFWQSLNDFVWQVYTIQGYDLAYNAIDAKDRETIEEHLFMPILQFFTQDCKETFDKIHNHGTWDIAAVGMTGYVLHLPNYVEMALKGSNKDGKTGYLAQIDQLFSPDGYYTEGPYYQRYALLPFIILAKTINNYDPQRQIFNYRNQLLSKAINTSLQLTYTTGNFFPINDAIKDKTFESAELVYGVDIAYADIKAQPELLDIAQRQNEVIVSDAGLKIAEAIKAGKNQPFVYHTEWIGDGLDGTEGGLGILRSGSNSDQQCVLIKAASQGMGHGHFDRLNMLYYDHSVEVFPDYGAARFLNIETKKGGDYLPENKTWAKQTVAHNTLVVDETSNFNLDADLAQTAHPEKIFFKNDGKIKAVSAAETKAYPGVNMKRTTALVTIDGLNKPILIDVFQALSSQNHQYDLPFWYNGQLVISSFKINGIKNNLKALGDDNGYQHIWLNAEETVPAKGGYIGVLNNKRFYTTHFTTGSELKVKLLSLGANDPDMSLVESKAFMLSQKQAKNQVFFSITESHGKVDPVNETTVGANSSISDLQIISANEQQVALSFKVKNKTYQYTINYQDKNNQIQLK
- a CDS encoding FadR/GntR family transcriptional regulator, with the protein product MKSFIETIKSIEVESPVDKIIGQLKQLISTGQLMPGDRLPPERMLAEKFGVGRSYVREAILKLEFYGLLKTNPQSGTYVAGMGIKIMDNLITDIIKFNKDDFNALLEARYYLELDAVKLAAERRTEEDLVSLREAIEDFEQKIDSGQDAVEEDMLFHIKIARASKNSVIESMILIIIPDLIKNINENKLCGENRGLQSKKEHREILRAIENQDIDAAENAVAGHLHDMYQISKAGYLAQKIIQKP